The following is a genomic window from Pseudomonas sp. FP2335.
CACTTCGAAGTGCCGACCTTGCCCAAAGACGTGGATGTGTTTGCGCTGGCACTGGAACTGAGCGACCGCGTGTATGCACGCTCGATGCATCAGCATGGGCTGATCACGCCGCGCATGGCGGAGGAAGGGATGCGGGTGTTTGATGCGTATGTGGGGCTGTATTTGCCGGCCTACCTGCCCAAGCGTTGAGTCTTGTGGTGGTTGGGCGGGCCCCTTCGCAGGCAAGCCAGCTCCCACATTTGACGGTGTTTGCAAATCAAAATGGGGGAGCTGGCTTGCCTGCGATGGCGGCCTCAGGAACGCTGCCAATCACAACTTGGCAATCGACACCTCAGTCGACTTAACAAAGGCAATCACCTCACTGCCAATCACCAGTTCCAGCTCCTTGACCGAGCGGGTGGTGATCACGGAAGTGACGATGCCGGACGCGGTCTGCACGTCGATTTCCGACAGCACGTCGCCTACGACGATTTCCTTGATGGTGCCT
Proteins encoded in this region:
- a CDS encoding molybdopterin-binding protein, coding for MTIKAINVRNQFKGTIKEIVVGDVLSEIDVQTASGIVTSVITTRSVKELELVIGSEVIAFVKSTEVSIAKL